The window GCAACGCAAAAGCGAGCGATTTTGCTATGCTCGTTAGATCCCAGTTAAGGAAGGCTACTCCGTGGATTTCATTTCTTTCGTCGCATCGTCTGCGATTCCTCCCGCTCAGATCACGGCCCAGGCCGCACGGATTCATGCCGCGACTCTGCAGCAATCGAAGTGGCTCGACGGCGCAAATTTCACGCGGATTCATCCAGACGACCTGGCGTTTTTGTTCGCAGAGTACGACGCGGCGTACTTTGGCGGCCGGATCAAAAAAGCCCTCGGCAAGACGCCGCTGCAGTTCAGCCTGTCGAGCCGCATGACGAGCGCCGGCGGCAAGACCTATACGACCACCAATCGCAAGACGCGCGAACGGCGGTACGAGATCGGTATTTCGACGGCGATTCTGTATGGCTGTTTTCAGGATGACCATCGGCCGATGACCGCTTGCGGCTTGGCGTGCCGCGATCGGCTCGACGCGCTGCAGCGGATCATGGAACACGAGATCGTGCATCTCATCGAACAAATCGCCTGGGCCGAGTCGAGTTGTTCGCAGCCGCGGTTTCAATCGATCACCGGCCGATTCTTCGGTCACACGCAGCACAAGCACGACCTGATCACGCCGCGCGAACGGGCCCGTGTCAAATTCGGCATTCAAGCCGGCAGCAAAGTTCGCTTTCGCTTCGACGGCGTCGAACGCGTGGGCATCGTCAACCGCGTGAGCAAGCGGGTCACGGTGCTCGTCGAAGATCCGAACGGCCAACGTTACACCAACGGCAAGTTTTATTCGAAGTACTACATTCCCGTGCAGATGCTGCAAGCGGCGGAATAGTGCTGAGCCTTGAGAGAGAATCGATTGTGAAACCGCGAGTAAAAATCTGTTGCATCAGCAGTGTGGAAGAAGCCCGATTGGCCGTTCGCTACGGCGCGTCGGCGCTGGGCCTCGTGGCAAAAATGCCGAGCGGCCCCGGTGTGATTCCGGAACCGATCATCACCGAGATTGCAGCGACCATACCGCTGGCGATCGGATCATTTCTGCTGACGAGCGAACTCAACGTCACGGCGATCATCGCGCAGCAGCGCCGTTGCCGTGTGAACACGCTGCAACTCGTCGATCGTTTGGAAGAAGGTCAATACAGCGACCTGCGCGCAGCGCTGCCTGGCATTTCACTGGTGCAAGTCATTCACGTCACGGGCGAAGAGTCGCTTGAGGAAGCTTGCCGAGTCGCCGAGCAAGGCGTCGACGCGCTGCTGCTCGACTCGGGCGATCAACGCCTCGCCATCAAGCAACTCGGCGGCACGGGCCGCACGCACGATTGGTCGATCAGTCGCCGCATTGTCGAGGGAGTGAAAGTACCGGTGTTCCTCGCCGGCGGTCTGCGGCCCGACAACGTCGCCGAAGCCATCGCCGCGGTTCAGCCGTTCGGCCTCGATGTTTGCTCGAGTTTGCGTACCGATGGCAAACTCGACGAGAAAAAACTGGCAGCGTTTATGGCAGCCGTACACAATGCTGCCGGGAGTCAGGCGAACTGACATTAACATCGAACATTGTGCGAGCAGCCAGCTATGAGCGAGTCGGACGAAAACGAACTGGACGACAAGCCGAACACCAGCGGTTGGGACGCAATCGACCAAGCGCTGCAGCCACTCTACGGCGAGCAGGAACCTTTGCACTACGGAGCCGTTTTGCCGGCTTCGCTGGGCGGCGATGACCCGCTGCAAGGTATCAGCGTCTACTGCGTGAATGAGCCGGTTCCGCATTTTCACTACGTGACTTACGGCTTCACAGAACTCTACGACAAGGACTCGCCCGATCCACAGTTCAGCGGCTACGGCTTTGAGATGACATTTCGCCTGGCCCGCGGCGTCGAAGAGACGGACCCGCCGACATGGCCGCTGAACATGCTGCAGAATCTGGCCCGCTATGTCTTCCGCACCGGCAACTTCTTTGACGAGCGACATCATCTGCCAGCCAACGGTCCCATCGCGATCGGTGAACCGACCGACATGACCGCGCTGCTCTTCATTCGCGACCCGCAGCTGCCCGAAGTGAACTCGCCGAACGGGTACTTCAAATTCATCCAACTCGTCGGACTGTGCACCGCGGAGTACGCCCTCCTCAAGGAAGGCTATTTCGATGAAGTGCTCGAACGGATTCTCACGATTGCCCCGCTCGGCGTGACGAATATCTATCGCGATTCGATTCTGAGCGATCCCGCGGTCGAAGCGGCCATTCGCAGTGCCCCGCCGACGGTCAAACAGTCCGAGCTCTTTGGCACGATTGTCGAATGGCGGATCGACGCAGACACGCTCCAGGTTCGCCTGGGAGCCAACTTGATTGCCGACGTCAGCAAGTTGCTGGTCGCTCGCCTGGGAGAGGGCGAGCGACTGTCTCTGTACGGCAAGGGGACCGCGGTTGTCTTCGAGCCGGGCGAAGAAACAGGCTGGCAAACAGAAGAAGGAGCCGTGGTGATTCAGCTCACTCCAGCCACCGTGGCGGAAATCGGCAGCACCCTCGAGGAACGCCGCGGCGAGTATCGCCTAGCAGCGTTTCCAGAATTGCACATCGAAGTCGTCCCCGTCGAAATCAAAGACGGCAACGGCGATGTCATTCGCACGATTGGATAATCTGCTTACCGGTCAATCTCGCCCATCACGATGTCGAGCGAACCGACGATGGCTGGCACGTCGGCGATGAGGCAGCCTTTGCAGAGCTCGTGGGTGACGCTCAGGTTGCAGAAGCAACTGCTGCGAGCGCGGACGCGCCACGGAATCGCACTGCCGTCGCTGACGATGTAGAAGCCCATCTGGCCGCGAGGGGCTTCGGTTTCGAGATAAGCATCGCCCTTCGGCAACTTGGTGCTGAGCTTGATCGGGGTGCCCCAGTCTCCGGTCGAGTTGTTGTACTTGTCGAAGGCCTGGCGAACGATGTCGATCGATTGCACCACTTCCAGCATGCGGACGTAGAACCGGTGCCAGCAGTCACCGAGGACCGCTTCCTTGGGCACGGCGGGATAGTCGTGATCCTTCGGATAATGGCCGTTCTTTTGCACGATCACTTCAAAGGCGTAACCGTCGTACATTTCGGTGTAACGCTCTTCGCCGTCGCGGCGGAGATCGTAATCGATGCCGCTGCCGCGAAGCACTGGGCCGGTGCAGCCGTAATCGAGGGCCATCTGCGGCGGCAGGATGCCGATGTTGGCCGTTCGCTTCACGAAGATCGAGTTGGTCGTGAGGAGGGCGTGATATTCCTGAATGATCGGTTCAAACTGCGTGAGAAAATCTTCGCACTTCTGAATCCAACCACGGGGCAGATCAGCCGTCACGCCGCCGGGCGTGATGTAACTGTAAGTAAGCCGCGCGCCGCAGGCTTCTTCGAACAGATCGAGAATTCGTTCGCGCTCGCGGAAGGCGTACAAAAACGGGCTGAAAGTACCAAGGTCGAGGCCGTAAGCACCCATGCCGACGAGGTGGCTGGCGATGCGGCCCATCTCCGCGATGATCACGCGCAGGTGGCGGGCTTTCTCGGGCAGCTGATAGTTCATCAACTTTTCGACGGCCAGCGACCAGCCGAGATTCATGTTCATCGCGGCCAGATAGTCCATCCGGTCGGTGTACGGAATCCATTGCCGCGGCGTGAGGTTCTCGCCGATCTTTTCC is drawn from Anatilimnocola floriformis and contains these coding sequences:
- a CDS encoding phosphoribosylanthranilate isomerase, which gives rise to MKPRVKICCISSVEEARLAVRYGASALGLVAKMPSGPGVIPEPIITEIAATIPLAIGSFLLTSELNVTAIIAQQRRCRVNTLQLVDRLEEGQYSDLRAALPGISLVQVIHVTGEESLEEACRVAEQGVDALLLDSGDQRLAIKQLGGTGRTHDWSISRRIVEGVKVPVFLAGGLRPDNVAEAIAAVQPFGLDVCSSLRTDGKLDEKKLAAFMAAVHNAAGSQAN
- a CDS encoding suppressor of fused domain protein is translated as MSESDENELDDKPNTSGWDAIDQALQPLYGEQEPLHYGAVLPASLGGDDPLQGISVYCVNEPVPHFHYVTYGFTELYDKDSPDPQFSGYGFEMTFRLARGVEETDPPTWPLNMLQNLARYVFRTGNFFDERHHLPANGPIAIGEPTDMTALLFIRDPQLPEVNSPNGYFKFIQLVGLCTAEYALLKEGYFDEVLERILTIAPLGVTNIYRDSILSDPAVEAAIRSAPPTVKQSELFGTIVEWRIDADTLQVRLGANLIADVSKLLVARLGEGERLSLYGKGTAVVFEPGEETGWQTEEGAVVIQLTPATVAEIGSTLEERRGEYRLAAFPELHIEVVPVEIKDGNGDVIRTIG
- a CDS encoding NADH-quinone oxidoreductase subunit D; translated protein: MSTYLDDPRVVEFDVRTDEMLVNMGPQHPSTHGVLRLVLRTDGEIVSQTEPHLGYLHRCAEKIGENLTPRQWIPYTDRMDYLAAMNMNLGWSLAVEKLMNYQLPEKARHLRVIIAEMGRIASHLVGMGAYGLDLGTFSPFLYAFRERERILDLFEEACGARLTYSYITPGGVTADLPRGWIQKCEDFLTQFEPIIQEYHALLTTNSIFVKRTANIGILPPQMALDYGCTGPVLRGSGIDYDLRRDGEERYTEMYDGYAFEVIVQKNGHYPKDHDYPAVPKEAVLGDCWHRFYVRMLEVVQSIDIVRQAFDKYNNSTGDWGTPIKLSTKLPKGDAYLETEAPRGQMGFYIVSDGSAIPWRVRARSSCFCNLSVTHELCKGCLIADVPAIVGSLDIVMGEIDR